A window from Chiroxiphia lanceolata isolate bChiLan1 chromosome 3, bChiLan1.pri, whole genome shotgun sequence encodes these proteins:
- the DYNLT1 gene encoding dynein light chain Tctex-type 1, producing MDEFQSGEEASFVVDEVSSIIKEAIEGAIGGNAYQHSKVNQWTTGVVEQTLSQLTKLGKPFKYIVTCVIMQKNGAGLHTASSCFWDNSSDGTCTVRWENKTMYCIVSAFGLAI from the exons ATGGACGAGTTCCAGTCGGGAGAGGAG GCTTCCTTTGTTGTCGATGAAGTCAGTAGCATCATTAAAGAG GCCATAGAGGGTGCGATAGGTGGCAACGCCTACCAGCACAGCAAGGTGAACCAGTGGACAACAGGTGTGGTGGAACAGACACTGAGCCAACTCACAAAGCTGGGAAAGCCCTTCAAGTACATCG TGACCTGTGTGATTATGCAAAAGAATGGTGCTGGGCTACATACAGCAAGCTCTTGCTTCTGGGACAACTCCAGCGATG GAACCTGCACTGTGAGATGGGAGAATAAGACCATGTACTGTATTGTCAGTGCCTTTGGACTTGCAATATAA